TCGCCTGGTAGATCGATGAAATCCCCTAGAGGCGTCGGATAAGTAAGTAagaaattcaaaatatttttttataaaacatgaTGTTAAAGCAATTAACCGACTTAGATCAAATTAATAATTATACAACACTTATCGGATATTTCTAACACATTTTATTACTTACAtgaaaatttttcatacaTGGTGGCGCAAGTGGTTTCATAAAATTAGAAAATGGTTAATAATGGTTAATAATGGTTAAAAATGTATGAAGTACGACTCTGAAAAATAAGCAAAGAAAATACTAGCTGAATACGTACTGCATAGAAATTCTACCTAACGATAAAGCTAATGTTACGGAATGCTTCTATTCAAATTATAGGTCTTAACAATTCctttaattaataaaatgaTTTTGTACGAGCACTGTCAATGTAAATATAGCAGCTtgctttaaaaattcaaattttaatatCTATAAATAGATATGGATGGGTTTAAATATCTACGGATATAGATAAATTGTTTAAATAACTTTCTTTGGTAACTTGGTTAGTGGATAATTACTTACGTGAACAATTGATTgcttttgaaaaatatgttatgacatttattttactttttttaggACAATCAATTGCAATATCGTCTGGTATGCCTTTCCCGCGATCGAGTTTTCAAATGATGTTATTATTCGTGTATATTCTTTGCCTTAATTTCGAACGGCttttaaatattataaataaataaaattggcATACATATAGCTCAACATAAAGCACAGAGATTGGCTACATAATATAGAGGAACTCAAGATAAGGAATGGGGACAGATTAAGTGGAAAGATCGATTTATCTGACGGAGTCAtacataaatttaatatcgtattcggaaaaaaaaaccctatgAATCGGTCTAAAACGTTGAATCCGACCCAGCAGCCACACTCCTTTGAAGCTTTCAGATTCTTACGCAGAAGACGAGTATCCTACGTGAAATGATTCGACCTATCTCGGGGCATCACTCGGACGAACGCTCGATCTATGAtgatataaaaattattttccgatGTACCTATTCTGACCCATGAGCCTAAGGGATACCTGTAAAGAGTTCGAACCTGTAGGGAGACATGTGAAGGGAAAGCGCTATCATAAAAAAGATGTGCCCAATAAAGGGTAACTTTCAAACGAGATTTGATTCACATATTGCCTCTCTTGAATTATATATGCGCAACTCAAATCAGAAGCGTTAAAGAATTTTAGGGCTTGGGACCAGTAAAACCCGTGACAATTAAAGTCTCCCGGCATTAAATACTATGTAGGCAACCGTTTCTCGATTTCTCTTTTGATCTTTTCAATACATGcagatttgaaaattttttttaaatgtttttcgTCCATTTTATTGTTGATATACACGATATTTAGCGCAATAAACTCATTGATTGAATATCTCAAACTCATTCAATCCACTAGCTCCAAATATTTACCAAATCAATAGACTAGTTATCTTAGATATGCactaaaaattaacaaaaaatcaaaattttcaaCCAATTATCTAAAACCAGTATATCAAACTCATTTCACTGGCGAAACACTTCTCATTATAATTTCATCGGGTCGCGAAGTTCAGTAAACGCTTGTAAATTCATAAACTTTATTTGTAAATTAGTTGTTAAACGAGATCGAAAAGAGCTACACGTGAATTACATTAAAAAACAGATATTGATCGAAGGCACtagtttaaaaaaacgaacatgAATTGCAGATTAGCACGTTGCAGGATAGCACGCTTGATTCAGAAGGCGATTTGGTTGAGCTTAGAATATTACCATCAAAACTTCATCTCATCTTAGGTATTAATTTTATCCAAAACTAACTACAATTTTACGATTATTATCACTTGCAATAGCTAAATGTTTTTGTCTAAATAGATAATATTAAAATTGTATAACTTCCGCAACGATTTCGCACCAAAAACTGTTGCTCAGTTTATTGTGACTTTCATTGCActttttggtaatttttgtGCCTACTCACAGTGGGATTGTACGTTATAATATTAAAGGCAGTTCAGGCTATATTTTTGGTTCAATTGCATTATGCTCAGCGAAATGTACATTACGAACGATTTTGATCTCATAAACGGTCACCGGCAAGTGATGAAACGGTTGCCGGAAAACTAACCATAAGGGTTGGGTCGGGAAATGTAATGCCTAGAAACGAATACAATTGAGACAGACGATCATGCGTTACAGTAATGGCTTTcggattggtttgtttgtttcatgttAAAGCAGCTAACAATACCGTCCGTTGTAGCTTGCCAAAAAAACCATGCTATCTCGAATGGGCTACAACAtatttttgatacattttcttatgctgaaaaagaaaaccaaataCACATGACGGCAACCGAAGCCGGCACAGGACAACACTCGAGTTCACACAGGAACCATTCCTGCATGAATGCGCGAGTTTCCGTTGTGTTTCACATTGCGGCAAGcattttattgaataaaaaacgGTTTATCACTCACGCCTTATCTTTGGTGTTATTGAACATGCCGTAAACGTATTGATCAACCCTGTCATGCGCACATTGGTACACTACCGACTGATAACCCTTCATATAATTAGCGTTGCCGCCGGCTCCAAATTGCTTATGGTTGCTGGCTAATGCTCATTAAAAATGCCGCCCTAGAGGTAGACTGGCTTCGAAATGTACagctggtgggaaaatgcaaatgcaaccaGGGAAAAGCGAAGTTATATGACGCACATTGACGAGATGTTGTGGCAAACGCCACCAgatgaattttcccaacccacacCAGTCCAGCGCGGCTGTAAAGCTTCTTTCCTGCTCAAGACAGAGTGAGGACGTTCCTCTGCAGACGCTGCACGGAtagttttgatttaattttttaatggAATTGGTTTTTATTAATCATGtactcctttttttgcatctccTACTCTGAGATGGTTTCCCCTACACAAGTATCActcaatattatttttgttgttgttatttctCACTATTTCCACCCAATTTCCGCGCCGTGATCCATCGCCGCCAAAAATTGATCCctactcacccacccacccacacacgcaaacacacgcacgcacgcaaacatgCACCCAgaatacacacgcgcgcgcatacACTCGTATAACGGCCAAACTGTTCATCAACGTACTAAAAgtaaaatggaaagaaaaatactttCAACAACCAGGGGCGCcctttccccctcccccaggATGCAGCCACCCACCGGCCGGTTCGCCCGGTTGGGTTTTGCATTTAAGTTTTTACTAAGAAAGAAAAGTGTTCCTTTTGATTGCTGTATTGAGGTGGTTCCGCCGTCTGCAACCGGCCAGGATCTGCTCACTGCCCTCGCCGGCGTTACCAATGCGGTTGAATCTCCTGAAATTTCCACGACTGGTACGCGTTGTTGATGTCACACGGCATAAGCGCTAGCTGGCGCGTCTGCGGCTGATACCCCATACACTTCTTGTGTGTCCGGtgcagcaacgtgccagattGCTCATCATACTGCCACGGTCCGTCGACGGTTCCGAGCCGGCAAAAGGCGAGCTTAATCTCGGCATTGTACGCCTCAATGCAACGCTCACCGACCCCAAGCTGGCCAGCTCCGTTCAACCGGATCAGCTGGTTGTGGCCCTGCCCGTGACACGGCTGCAACCCAATCACGGCCGGTGGCTGGCGCCCGAGCGCGTCCACacacttttccttcccaacgTTGCTCAGCTCGCCCCATTTCACGTTCGCCGGCAGCATCGGGTATTTGTCCAGCACGTCGTACGCGACGTTATCCATGTACCACTGGAAGCTCTTGCACTGTAGGCGCTCCTTCAGCGCGAGCTGCTCGCTAATGTCGCCCATGTCGAGGAACCGTGCCAGCGGTTCGCGCGTGTAGAAATACTCCTTGTACGGACCGTCGAACCACGTCTCGATGACGCGCTTGTAGTTGATCGTGATCAGTGGGCCCTTCTTTTTGCTCGCCAGCTTACCAAAGTTGTACGGCATGAAGCCACGGTACACGTGGCCAACGCGCGAACACGGCACCCACTCGATGCTGCCCCCACACTGCCAGATCTTGAAGCTTAGCTCgaaattttctccaccccacaCGAGCAGGCCGGAATCGTACGCACCGAGCTCGAGGAAAAACTTCCGATTTATCGCGAACAGGCCACCGGCGTGGGTCGGGCTGCGGTACGGTTCGCTATCATGCTTCCGGCGCTTCTGCTCACGCCGTGGCACCTCGTTCTCCTTGTACAGCATGCCCCACTCGAAGATGCCGCGATAATGGTGCCCATCCGCGTACACCGGCCGATACTCGAACGTGTTGTGGTCAATCCCGTCGATGATGGGCACGGTCATGACCGTCCGATCCCGATGGATGGGCGCTAACAGCGGTGGCAACCAGTTCGTGTTGACCTCACAGTGGGCGTCGAGATAGACGATCACCTCGCCGGTGGCCTCGTTTGCGCCGCGGGACCGTGTCCGGATGAGACCCTCGCGTTCGCTATTCCGGATCAGCTTGACCATGCTGCCGAACCGCTCGATATACCGCTCGAGCTTCTCGCGCAGGTCCTCCTTGTCCGAGTAGTCATCCACGAGGATGATCTCGTGCAGCAGGTGCTTCGGGGAGCGATTCAGCACGGAGTGAACCGTGCGCATCAGCACGCTGAAACCCTCGTTGTGGAAGACGATGATGACGCTCGTCCGGGGCAGCTCGTACGGGTAGTCCCAGTGTTTGCACTCCTCCAACCGGGTGTCTTTGATCGTGCGGTCCAGCGAGATGGCGTCCGACACGACGATGTTCATGCCGTACTCCATCTCGGCGTCGGTGGCCCGGTTCTGTTGCTCCTCGGGCAGTACGTACGCTTTGCCACCCTCGCCGGGTCCGTCCGGCGTTGGGCTGGCCACTGGCTCGAAGTTGCCCAGTCCCTCCACCAGCTGCGGTACCTCCTTCGGGTGGCTGCGGTCCGGGGCCGCATCCCCCCCGCCCTCGCCTGTACGGTGTGCCGCGAAGCGCGCGTGGTACACCTCTTTCACCTTGTGCTGGTCGACGCCGGACCAGGCCGCGATCATGTACAATATGAGGCCCACTATCGCTAGACTGACCGCGATCCGAAATATCCGGCCGCCCCGTATGTTCGTCACTCGCATCCTGCCCCCCGTTGTGGACCACCCGGTTTCTTGGCTACGTGTCCAGTTGCGTCAGGTGTCGCatacacgttttttttgtggtgggaACGTTGCAGCCAAACAATGCTCGCTATTGTG
This genomic interval from Anopheles nili chromosome X, idAnoNiliSN_F5_01, whole genome shotgun sequence contains the following:
- the LOC128728608 gene encoding N-acetylgalactosaminyltransferase 7 yields the protein MRVTNIRGGRIFRIAVSLAIVGLILYMIAAWSGVDQHKVKEVYHARFAAHRTGEGGGDAAPDRSHPKEVPQLVEGLGNFEPVASPTPDGPGEGGKAYVLPEEQQNRATDAEMEYGMNIVVSDAISLDRTIKDTRLEECKHWDYPYELPRTSVIIVFHNEGFSVLMRTVHSVLNRSPKHLLHEIILVDDYSDKEDLREKLERYIERFGSMVKLIRNSEREGLIRTRSRGANEATGEVIVYLDAHCEVNTNWLPPLLAPIHRDRTVMTVPIIDGIDHNTFEYRPVYADGHHYRGIFEWGMLYKENEVPRREQKRRKHDSEPYRSPTHAGGLFAINRKFFLELGAYDSGLLVWGGENFELSFKIWQCGGSIEWVPCSRVGHVYRGFMPYNFGKLASKKKGPLITINYKRVIETWFDGPYKEYFYTREPLARFLDMGDISEQLALKERLQCKSFQWYMDNVAYDVLDKYPMLPANVKWGELSNVGKEKCVDALGRQPPAVIGLQPCHGQGHNQLIRLNGAGQLGVGERCIEAYNAEIKLAFCRLGTVDGPWQYDEQSGTLLHRTHKKCMGYQPQTRQLALMPCDINNAYQSWKFQEIQPHW